A window from Athalia rosae chromosome 5, iyAthRosa1.1, whole genome shotgun sequence encodes these proteins:
- the LOC105690186 gene encoding probable phospholipid-transporting ATPase IA isoform X2 produces MPLRTITLNNVSNFLVRKKEAIQTLPKNIYNALFPSVKAPVRRPPMPSTADPNAQGASGSPNPTRPYTPPDLSSIPNMDGTPMRPTGANNASNPMNDRLAGPYIVGSPIDLGQIDNVDNMGSHLQDLVPPWCGKRNDDHIELRETGAATPGDQDGVNVGSHPESDDHEERVVFVNSGPSQPAKYTTNHITTAKYSVFSFIPSFLFEQFRRYSNCFFLFIALMQQIPDVSPTGRYTTLVPLIFILSVSALKEIVEDIKRHRADDEINEREVEVLRSGRWQWVQWHAVTVGDLVKVHNNKFFPADLILLSSSEPQGMSFIETANLDGETNLKIRQALPNTATLLDTTELSAFKANIQCEPPNRHLYEFVGVLRENNKQSVPLGPDQLLLRGAMLRNTRWAFGVVIYTGHDTKLMRNSTSAAPLKRSTLDRVTNIQILMLFFALLILCLISAVFNIFWTNSHQSELWYLGLHEAMSKNFGYNLLTFIILFNNLIPISLQVTLEVVRYVQATFINMDVEMYHAETDTPAMARTSNLNEELGMIRYVFTDKTGTLTRNVMEFKSCSVAGKLYDLPSPSPEIAMNGTDPVISCSLVKDLMDGKLKADNKSNEDLLKQATAGIIHEFMVMLSVCHTVIPEKQDELIVYHAASPDERALVDGARKFGYIFNTRTPTSVEIIALGERQCYEILNVIEFTSARKRMSVIVRTPEGQIKLFCKGADSVIYERLATRTTNNREDGADFREITLNHLETFATEGLRTLCFAVADIPESLYQRWRETYHKAATTIEDRENKLEYAANLIENNLTLLGATAIEDQLQDQVPETIESLIQADINVWVLTGDKQETAINIGYSCRLISHPMPLIIVNENSLDKTREAIRQHCLDFGQDLKCQNEVALIIDGNTLKYALSCDIRSDFLDLCTSCKVVICCRVSPMQKAEVVDLVTTCTKAVTLAIGDGANDVAMIQKAHVGVGISGVEGLQAACASDYSIAQFKFLKRLLFVHGAWNYSRMCKLILYSFYKNICLYVIELWFAIYSGWSGQILFERWSIGLYNVVFTAAPPLAMGLFDKVCTAETHLAYPRLYHAHNASDSMFNFRVFWMWIINALFHSALLYWLPLLALQQDVIWNNGRDGGYLVLGNFVYTYVVVTVCAKAGLVTNSWTWVTHLATWGSILLWFLFILIYSNFWPTMNVGAVMAGNDRMLFTSPVFWLGLFLIPAAVLLLDFTAKAVGNTVWKSLTEATREQEIKKSDPSDVFDKQDYRSSFSVLDSTAVRLRRQERRHRERHQNKQDGFLSATMERENDDHCAMQANQDINESLQRSTPLHPVPVEMDLQHTRRTTPFFAEVAYLPTSEMLSPQL; encoded by the exons GCGCCAGTCCGGCGTCCGCCGATGCCATCGACGGCGGACCCGAACGCACAAGGTGCGAGTGGGAGTCCCAATCCCACTCGGCCTTACACACCACCGGACCTCTCGTCCATCCCGAACATGGATGGGACCCCCATGAGGCCGACGGGCGCTAACAATGCCTCGAATCCGATGAACGACCGGCTAGCCGGCCCCTACATAGTCGGGAGTCCCATCGACCTTGGGCAAATCGACAACGTTGACAATATGGGATCCCACTTACAAGATCTCGTTCCACCCTGGTGCGGTAAACGGAACGACGACCACATTGAGCTCAGAGAAACCGGAGCCGCGACACCGGGAGACCAAG ATGGGGTGAATGTTGGATCTCACCCAGAGTCGGATGACCATGAGGAGAGAGTGGTTTTTGTTAACTCGGGGCCAAGCCAACCAGCAAAATATACCACCAATCATATTACCACCGCAAAGTATTCCGTATTTTCGTTCataccttcttttttattcgagcAGTTTCGGAGATACAGTAACtgctttttcctcttcatcgCTCTCATGCAG CAAATACCTGATGTTTCGCCCACGGGACGCTACACCACATTAGTGCCACTCATATTCATTCTCAGCGTATCCGCCCTTAAAGAAATTGTAGAAGACATT AAAAGGCATAGAGCCgatgatgaaataaatgaacgagaGGTAGAAGTCCTTCGGAGTGGTCGATGGCAATGGGTTCAGTGGCATGCTGTCACGGTTGGTGATCTAGTTAAG GTccataataataaattctttCCCGCCGATTTGATACTGTTATCCTCGTCAGAGCCACAGGGTATGTCATTCATCGAAACTGCAAACTTAGACGGTGaaacgaatttaaaaattagaCAAGCCTTACCTAATACCGCAACGCTATTGGACACCACCGAATTGTCTGCTTTCAAAGCGAACATACAATGTGAACCGCCTAATCGTCACTTGTATGAATTTGTCGGTGTCCTTAGAGAGAACAATAAGCA AAGTGTGCCACTTGGTCCCGATCAATTACTTCTACGCGGAGCGATGCTAAGAAACACTCGTTGGGCATTCGGAGTTGTGATATACACAGGTCATGACACAAAATTAATGCGAAACAGCACCAGTGCTGCACCTCTGAAACGATCGACTCTAGATCGCGTAACGAACATACAAATTCTGATGCTGTTTTTCGCGCTTCTGATATTATGTTTAATTTCGGCcgtattcaacattttttggaCAAACTCGCATCAATCCGAGCTGTGGTATTTAGGATTACATG AGGCAATGTCCAAGAACTTTGGCTACAACTTACTAacgtttataattttattcaacaacTTAATTCCGATATCTCTCCAAGTTACGCTAGAAGTAGTTAGATACGTTCAGGCAACTTTTATCAATATGGACGTAGAAATGTATCATGCGGAAACGGATACTCCTGCAATGGCACGTACCAGTAATCTTAATGAAGAACTTGGAATGATTCGTTACGTATTCACAGACAAAACTGGAACGCTCACCCGAAATGTTATGGAGTTTAAGAGTTGTTCGGTTGCTGGAAAGTTGTACGA CTTGCCCAGCCCATCGCCGGAAATTGCTATGAATGGTACGGACCCAGTAATAAGTTGTTCGTTGGTGAAAGATTTGATGGACGGTAAATTGAAAGCGGACAATAAGTCGAATGAAGACTTATTGAAACAAGCCACAGCTGGAATTATTCACGAGTTTATGGTCATGCTGTCTGTTTGTCACACCGTTATACCCGAAAAACAAGACGAGCTCATCGTTTATCACGCCGCCTCACCTG ATGAAAGAGCTCTGGTCGATGGTGCGAGAAAATTCGGTTATATATTCAACACGCGAACGCCGACGTCTGTGGAGATCATAGCTCTGGGTGAACGTCAGTGTTATGAGATCTTGAACGTGATAGAGTTCACCTCAGCCCGTAAAAGAATGTCGGTAATCGTACGCACACCGGAGGGACAGATCAAGTTATTCTGTAAAGGGGCAGACTCGGTGATCTACGAAAGGCTTGCTACCAGAACAACGAACAATCGGGAAGATGGTGCAGATTTTCGTGAAATCACGTTGAACCACTTGGAAACATTTGCAACAGAAGGGTTGAGGACACTGTGTTTCGCTGTTGCAGACATACCTGAATCTCTTTACCAA AGGTGGCGAGAGACTTACCACAAAGCGGCAACCACTATAGAAGATCGTGAGAACAAATTAGAATACGCTGCTAAtcttattgaaaataatttgaccCTTCTAGGGGCTACTGCCATCGAGGATCAACTGCAAGATCAG GTACCTGAAACCATAGAGTCTTTGATCCAGGCGGATATTAACGTTTGGGTTTTGACGGGGGACAAACAAGAAACAGCAATTAATATTGGTTACTCGTGCAGACTGATTTCACACCCGATGCCTCTCATAATtgtcaatgaaaattcattggaT AAAACAAGAGAGGCAATTAGGCAACATTGTCTTGATTTTGGACAAGACCTCAAATGCCAAAATGAAGTAGCCTTGATAATCGATGGTAATACTTTAAAGTATGCTTTATCCTGTGATATACGAAGCGATTTTCTGGACCTCTGCACCTCGTGCAAGGTCGTCATCTGCTGCAGAGTATCGCCTATGCAAAAGGCAGAG gtCGTAGATTTAGTGACCACATGTACAAAGGCTGTCACTCTCGCGATCGGCGACGGTGCGAATGACGTGGCCATGATTCAGAAGGCTCACGTTGGGGTTG GAATATCGGGAGTAGAAGGACTCCAAGCAGCTTGTGCATCCGATTACTCGATAGCACAGTTCAAATTTCTGAAACGGTTGCTGTTCGTACACGGAGCTTGGAACTATAGTAGAATGtgcaaattaattttatattcattttacaaaaatatttgtctCTACGTTATCGAATTATGGTTTGCCATATACTCCGGTTGGTCTGGACAAATCTTATTCGAAAGATGGTCCATTGGTCTCTACAACGTT GTATTCACGGCTGCACCTCCGCTGGCGATGGGACTTTTTGACAAGGTCTGCACAGCCGAGACTCATTTAGCATATCCGAGGCTTTATCATGCCCATAATGCGAGTGATTCAATGTTCAACTTCAGG gtGTTTTGGATGTGGATAATAAACGCGTTATTCCACTCGGCACTACTCTACTGGTTACCTTTGTTAGCTCTTCAGCAAGATGTTATATGGAACAATGGACGAGACGGAGGCTACCTTGTCCTAGGAAATTTCGTGTATACA TATGTCGTAGTGACGGTCTGCGCAAAGGCCGGATTAGTTACAAATTCATGGACCTGGGTTACTCACTTGGCCACATGGGGATCTATTCTACTCTGGTTCTTATTCATTCTTATATACAG CAACTTTTGGCCAACGATGAACGTTGGCGCGGTGATGGCAGGTAACGATAGAATGCTCTTCACTTCACCGGTGTTCTGGCTAGGCCTTTTTCTTATACCAGCAGCGGTTCTACTGCTTGACTTCACTGCTAAAGC AGTTGGAAATACAGTCTGGAAATCACTAACAGAAGCAACGAGAGAgcaggaaattaaaaaatccgaCCCCAGTGACGTCTTCGATAAACAGGATTACAGAAGCTC GTTTTCCGTCTTGGATTCGACGGCAGTTCGGCTTCGGCGACAGGAGCGGCGACATCGAGAGCGACATCAAAATAAACAAGACGGGTTCCTCAGTgcgacgatggagagagagaacg ATGACCATTGCGCGATGCAAGCAAATCAGGACATCAACGAGTCTCTCCAAAGATCAACTCCTCTCCATCCCGTTCCGGTAGAGATGGATCTGCAACACACGAGACGTACAACTCCTTTTTTTGCGGAg gtCGCATATCTTCCAACGTCGGAGATGCTGTcgccgcagttatga
- the LOC105690186 gene encoding probable phospholipid-transporting ATPase IA isoform X1 produces MPLRTITLNNVSNFLVRKKEAIQTLPKNIYNALFPSVKAPVRRPPMPSTADPNAQGASGSPNPTRPYTPPDLSSIPNMDGTPMRPTGANNASNPMNDRLAGPYIVGSPIDLGQIDNVDNMGSHLQDLVPPWCGKRNDDHIELRETGAATPGDQDGVNVGSHPESDDHEERVVFVNSGPSQPAKYTTNHITTAKYSVFSFIPSFLFEQFRRYSNCFFLFIALMQQIPDVSPTGRYTTLVPLIFILSVSALKEIVEDIKRHRADDEINEREVEVLRSGRWQWVQWHAVTVGDLVKVHNNKFFPADLILLSSSEPQGMSFIETANLDGETNLKIRQALPNTATLLDTTELSAFKANIQCEPPNRHLYEFVGVLRENNKQSVPLGPDQLLLRGAMLRNTRWAFGVVIYTGHDTKLMRNSTSAAPLKRSTLDRVTNIQILMLFFALLILCLISAVFNIFWTNSHQSELWYLGLHEAMSKNFGYNLLTFIILFNNLIPISLQVTLEVVRYVQATFINMDVEMYHAETDTPAMARTSNLNEELGMIRYVFTDKTGTLTRNVMEFKSCSVAGKLYDLPSPSPEIAMNGTDPVISCSLVKDLMDGKLKADNKSNEDLLKQATAGIIHEFMVMLSVCHTVIPEKQDELIVYHAASPDERALVDGARKFGYIFNTRTPTSVEIIALGERQCYEILNVIEFTSARKRMSVIVRTPEGQIKLFCKGADSVIYERLATRTTNNREDGADFREITLNHLETFATEGLRTLCFAVADIPESLYQRWRETYHKAATTIEDRENKLEYAANLIENNLTLLGATAIEDQLQDQVPETIESLIQADINVWVLTGDKQETAINIGYSCRLISHPMPLIIVNENSLDKTREAIRQHCLDFGQDLKCQNEVALIIDGNTLKYALSCDIRSDFLDLCTSCKVVICCRVSPMQKAEVVDLVTTCTKAVTLAIGDGANDVAMIQKAHVGVGISGVEGLQAACASDYSIAQFKFLKRLLFVHGAWNYSRMCKLILYSFYKNICLYVIELWFAIYSGWSGQILFERWSIGLYNVVFTAAPPLAMGLFDKVCTAETHLAYPRLYHAHNASDSMFNFRVFWMWIINALFHSALLYWLPLLALQQDVIWNNGRDGGYLVLGNFVYTYVVVTVCAKAGLVTNSWTWVTHLATWGSILLWFLFILIYSNFWPTMNVGAVMAGNDRMLFTSPVFWLGLFLIPAAVLLLDFTAKAVGNTVWKSLTEATREQEIKKSDPSDVFDKQDYRSSWLRIFPRGRRHRDADGCNQSIRHKSAKTWRDVTYIFFYLRWDDPMIFSFELRRGVRNTVSKILGRYWEHWDRIGLEFRVHCRCLVRNSLSAVTEKLEDRCKAVKAPQKLKDKLHTCRRK; encoded by the exons GCGCCAGTCCGGCGTCCGCCGATGCCATCGACGGCGGACCCGAACGCACAAGGTGCGAGTGGGAGTCCCAATCCCACTCGGCCTTACACACCACCGGACCTCTCGTCCATCCCGAACATGGATGGGACCCCCATGAGGCCGACGGGCGCTAACAATGCCTCGAATCCGATGAACGACCGGCTAGCCGGCCCCTACATAGTCGGGAGTCCCATCGACCTTGGGCAAATCGACAACGTTGACAATATGGGATCCCACTTACAAGATCTCGTTCCACCCTGGTGCGGTAAACGGAACGACGACCACATTGAGCTCAGAGAAACCGGAGCCGCGACACCGGGAGACCAAG ATGGGGTGAATGTTGGATCTCACCCAGAGTCGGATGACCATGAGGAGAGAGTGGTTTTTGTTAACTCGGGGCCAAGCCAACCAGCAAAATATACCACCAATCATATTACCACCGCAAAGTATTCCGTATTTTCGTTCataccttcttttttattcgagcAGTTTCGGAGATACAGTAACtgctttttcctcttcatcgCTCTCATGCAG CAAATACCTGATGTTTCGCCCACGGGACGCTACACCACATTAGTGCCACTCATATTCATTCTCAGCGTATCCGCCCTTAAAGAAATTGTAGAAGACATT AAAAGGCATAGAGCCgatgatgaaataaatgaacgagaGGTAGAAGTCCTTCGGAGTGGTCGATGGCAATGGGTTCAGTGGCATGCTGTCACGGTTGGTGATCTAGTTAAG GTccataataataaattctttCCCGCCGATTTGATACTGTTATCCTCGTCAGAGCCACAGGGTATGTCATTCATCGAAACTGCAAACTTAGACGGTGaaacgaatttaaaaattagaCAAGCCTTACCTAATACCGCAACGCTATTGGACACCACCGAATTGTCTGCTTTCAAAGCGAACATACAATGTGAACCGCCTAATCGTCACTTGTATGAATTTGTCGGTGTCCTTAGAGAGAACAATAAGCA AAGTGTGCCACTTGGTCCCGATCAATTACTTCTACGCGGAGCGATGCTAAGAAACACTCGTTGGGCATTCGGAGTTGTGATATACACAGGTCATGACACAAAATTAATGCGAAACAGCACCAGTGCTGCACCTCTGAAACGATCGACTCTAGATCGCGTAACGAACATACAAATTCTGATGCTGTTTTTCGCGCTTCTGATATTATGTTTAATTTCGGCcgtattcaacattttttggaCAAACTCGCATCAATCCGAGCTGTGGTATTTAGGATTACATG AGGCAATGTCCAAGAACTTTGGCTACAACTTACTAacgtttataattttattcaacaacTTAATTCCGATATCTCTCCAAGTTACGCTAGAAGTAGTTAGATACGTTCAGGCAACTTTTATCAATATGGACGTAGAAATGTATCATGCGGAAACGGATACTCCTGCAATGGCACGTACCAGTAATCTTAATGAAGAACTTGGAATGATTCGTTACGTATTCACAGACAAAACTGGAACGCTCACCCGAAATGTTATGGAGTTTAAGAGTTGTTCGGTTGCTGGAAAGTTGTACGA CTTGCCCAGCCCATCGCCGGAAATTGCTATGAATGGTACGGACCCAGTAATAAGTTGTTCGTTGGTGAAAGATTTGATGGACGGTAAATTGAAAGCGGACAATAAGTCGAATGAAGACTTATTGAAACAAGCCACAGCTGGAATTATTCACGAGTTTATGGTCATGCTGTCTGTTTGTCACACCGTTATACCCGAAAAACAAGACGAGCTCATCGTTTATCACGCCGCCTCACCTG ATGAAAGAGCTCTGGTCGATGGTGCGAGAAAATTCGGTTATATATTCAACACGCGAACGCCGACGTCTGTGGAGATCATAGCTCTGGGTGAACGTCAGTGTTATGAGATCTTGAACGTGATAGAGTTCACCTCAGCCCGTAAAAGAATGTCGGTAATCGTACGCACACCGGAGGGACAGATCAAGTTATTCTGTAAAGGGGCAGACTCGGTGATCTACGAAAGGCTTGCTACCAGAACAACGAACAATCGGGAAGATGGTGCAGATTTTCGTGAAATCACGTTGAACCACTTGGAAACATTTGCAACAGAAGGGTTGAGGACACTGTGTTTCGCTGTTGCAGACATACCTGAATCTCTTTACCAA AGGTGGCGAGAGACTTACCACAAAGCGGCAACCACTATAGAAGATCGTGAGAACAAATTAGAATACGCTGCTAAtcttattgaaaataatttgaccCTTCTAGGGGCTACTGCCATCGAGGATCAACTGCAAGATCAG GTACCTGAAACCATAGAGTCTTTGATCCAGGCGGATATTAACGTTTGGGTTTTGACGGGGGACAAACAAGAAACAGCAATTAATATTGGTTACTCGTGCAGACTGATTTCACACCCGATGCCTCTCATAATtgtcaatgaaaattcattggaT AAAACAAGAGAGGCAATTAGGCAACATTGTCTTGATTTTGGACAAGACCTCAAATGCCAAAATGAAGTAGCCTTGATAATCGATGGTAATACTTTAAAGTATGCTTTATCCTGTGATATACGAAGCGATTTTCTGGACCTCTGCACCTCGTGCAAGGTCGTCATCTGCTGCAGAGTATCGCCTATGCAAAAGGCAGAG gtCGTAGATTTAGTGACCACATGTACAAAGGCTGTCACTCTCGCGATCGGCGACGGTGCGAATGACGTGGCCATGATTCAGAAGGCTCACGTTGGGGTTG GAATATCGGGAGTAGAAGGACTCCAAGCAGCTTGTGCATCCGATTACTCGATAGCACAGTTCAAATTTCTGAAACGGTTGCTGTTCGTACACGGAGCTTGGAACTATAGTAGAATGtgcaaattaattttatattcattttacaaaaatatttgtctCTACGTTATCGAATTATGGTTTGCCATATACTCCGGTTGGTCTGGACAAATCTTATTCGAAAGATGGTCCATTGGTCTCTACAACGTT GTATTCACGGCTGCACCTCCGCTGGCGATGGGACTTTTTGACAAGGTCTGCACAGCCGAGACTCATTTAGCATATCCGAGGCTTTATCATGCCCATAATGCGAGTGATTCAATGTTCAACTTCAGG gtGTTTTGGATGTGGATAATAAACGCGTTATTCCACTCGGCACTACTCTACTGGTTACCTTTGTTAGCTCTTCAGCAAGATGTTATATGGAACAATGGACGAGACGGAGGCTACCTTGTCCTAGGAAATTTCGTGTATACA TATGTCGTAGTGACGGTCTGCGCAAAGGCCGGATTAGTTACAAATTCATGGACCTGGGTTACTCACTTGGCCACATGGGGATCTATTCTACTCTGGTTCTTATTCATTCTTATATACAG CAACTTTTGGCCAACGATGAACGTTGGCGCGGTGATGGCAGGTAACGATAGAATGCTCTTCACTTCACCGGTGTTCTGGCTAGGCCTTTTTCTTATACCAGCAGCGGTTCTACTGCTTGACTTCACTGCTAAAGC AGTTGGAAATACAGTCTGGAAATCACTAACAGAAGCAACGAGAGAgcaggaaattaaaaaatccgaCCCCAGTGACGTCTTCGATAAACAGGATTACAGAAGCTC ATGGCTTCGCATTTTCCCAAGAGGAAGGAGGCACCGTGACGCAGACGGATGTAATCAGAGCATACGACACAAATCTGCCAAAACCTGGAGGGATGtaacttatatttttttttatcttcgttgGGACGATCCGATGATATTTTCGTTCGAGTTACGTCGGGGTGTCAGAAATACCGTTTCAAAGATATTGGGGAGATATTGGGAACATTGGGATCGTATAGGATTAGAATTTAGAGTTCACTGTCGATGCCTCGTTAGAAATTCATTGAGCGCTGTCACTGAGAAGTTGGAAGACCGTTGTAAAGCTGTAAAAGCaccccaaaaattgaaagataagTTGCATACTTGTCGTCGGAAATAA